TGCAGCCCCGGATCAGATCCGCGACCAGACGGCGGGTCGGCTCGTTGGAATAGTCCAAAGACGGAAAATCCAACCCGTAAGCGGCAAGTTCATCGGCGCTCATCTGGATGACAAAATTGTTTTCTGTTGTTGCTGTGATCTTCATTTTTTATGTTCTCGTCCTTTCAAAAGGATATATTTCGATTTTAACCGCATATAGTCCGACATTCAAGAGGTGGTTTTTGGCACATGCCCGACATCAGAGGCCGCGGGATCGTTTTGCGGCAACGCAAAAATTCGATTTTAACCGCTCCAATAAAGGAATACAGCGATTGCAAGCAGCTTTCCGTGCCGATCTCATACGGCGCAAAGGTGCTTTTTGCCATCGGCTCAGCGGTGGCTCGCAATGACTTGATTGCGGTTGACAGCGCCGCCGGAATTAACATTTATTCCCCCTGTGCAGGTGTTTTGGAAAGCATTACCGCCTGCGACCATCCGTTGCTCGGTAAATGCGATCTGCTCAATCTCACCGTTTCCGAATCCGCCGAAATCGAAAAAAACATCCAGCTCAAACTCGGTGAGGGAAAACTGTCTTATCAGGAGATTACCGGTATCGTCGATACGCTGGACGGGAAATCGCTGGCTCATAAACTCAAGGAGTTCTCCGCAGACGGCATCACAACCCTTGCGGCCGATGCGATTCAGGATCAACCGTTTGTCTGCAGCGAAAGCGGTGTGCTATATAACCATTATACGCTCGTGGAGGAAGGACTCAAAATCGCAGCCGAACTGGCCGGGATTCAAAGGACCGAGGTTTTCGTCTATTATCGGCGTGACAGAGGAGAGCCCGAACTCAAGTTCGACAGTCGTATTACGGTCGTCTGCGGAAAATACCCGGCACGATATCCCTATATCGCCAAAAACAAAAAGAAAATCGGTTTTATCAGCGCACAGGCCTGTTTCGATCTTATCAAACTGGTTCGTACCGGTGAACAGCAGTTGACCACAGTCGTAACGGTCGCGGGCCATCACATCACCAAACCGTCTAATGTCCGCGTTCCCATCGGAACCCCGATCGGTGAATTGATTGATTTTTGCGAACCCGATAACAGCCCTGCCGCTGTTATTGTCGGAGGACCGCTGACCGGCAAATATACCGAAGACCTTACAACGCCTGTATATCCCGGTATGGGTGCGGTTTTGCTGTTGGAGCCAATCTCCATCCGTGAGATGGCCAACTGCTGGGGCTGCGGAGAATGCGTGCGCTGCTGCCCGGAGGGCCTGATGCCGCTCTATATTGCCCGGTTTTCAAGGCACGGAAAACTGTCGGACTGCCGGGACTTCGGCGTTCTGCGCTGCATCGAATGCGGCTGCTGCAGCTATGTCTGTACCGGTGGGTTGGATCCGATGTCTTTCATTTTAAGCGCGAAAAATCAACTTAAATCTTATCGCACGACTCAACAAAAACAAGAACTTCCCCAGCGGCGCCACCCGCTCTCGTCAAATCCCTCCGCCACGCCCGAGCTTAAAAAAGGAGGGGATCGGAAATGAAGATTATAAAGACCTCCGCTCCTTATATCAACTCCGGAAAATCTTCAAACGCCTCCATGAAACGCATGATCGTCTGCCTGGGGCTGACACTGCTGTATGCGATGTTTTTCTTCGGATTACGGGTACTCTTCAACGCTGTCGTCAGCGTATTGGCCTGCGAACTCTGTGAGCTCATTGTATCTCGTATGGTTCGCCTGCCCGGTACCGCAAAAGACCTCTCGGCTGTTGTCACCGCGTTGATTATCGTCCTGTTGCTGCCGGCAACTGTACCTATTTGGTTGATTTTAATTGCCGATGCCTTTGCGATTTTTATCGCAAAAGCGGTCTTCGGCGGTCTGGGGCACAATCCGTTCAACCCCGCAGCCGTTGCGCTGGCGTTCCTGACGGTCTGTTGGCCGAGATATATCTTTCAATATCCCACTGTGCCTCAGACACTCCCGATTTTCTCCGGTGATCTGTCAAATGTGACTTATGGGTTCTCAGTGCTGGCCTATGTCAACGCGGGTGGAGTAGCACCATACCGCCTTGCCGATATCTTTTTCGGCGCGGTACCGACGGCGGTCGGAACGGGATGCGGACTGCTTTTACTCGCCTGCTTCATATATCTCTCTGTCAAACGCACCATCCATTGGAGAATCACAACGGCTTTCCTTCTCACCTTTGCCATTCTCTCAGCCCTGTTACCGCGCGCGGGTGTTTGGTACATCTCATTGTTTTCCGAACTGTTCTCGGGTTATCTGCTGTTCGCGGCGGTATTCATGCTGACCGATCCCTCTACATCTCCGAAATCCGACATCGGCGGTATTATCTATGGTGTCATTTGTGCGATTACGGTTATACTGATGAGGCGATACGGTATTTATGAGGAGAGCTTGTGCTTTGCTTTAATCATCTGCAATGCGATTGCGCCGACCCTTGACAGATGGGTTGCCAGGATTCCGGAAAGAGGATAAAGAAATGTCCAAAAAAATGCTGCCAAGTTCAAAAAAACAAAAAAAGAGCATGCCGGCTTTTCGCCGACGGCTTCGCCGAACCTTTGATAATCAACTTGACCGAGCCATCGTGCAAAGTGCAAAAAACACGATGCGCGGGCTTGCCAGAACGGCCAATATCAAACCCGAAGAAGAAAATTTTTATGATGAACGCATGCATGATACCAGTGCCAAGAACGTCTTCAGAAACGGCCTGCTGCTTAATAATCCGGTGTTGTTCAACGCTTTCGGCGTCACCGTTCTGATCGGCGCCTGTGACACGCTGGCCAAAGCGCTGGTGATTTCGTGCATGACCCTGGCGTTAATGCTGGTCACTGAACTGCTGGCTTCACTGGTCTATAAAGACTTCGATACCCCTATGCGCATGACTGCTTATGTTCTGACCGCTGCTGTGCTGTTGGCACTGATCGCTCCTCCCATTTTCAATCGTTATCCCTCTTTAGTCTCTTCATTGGGCATTTATCTGCCCCTAATCTGTATTACCGGACTTATCACCGTGCGTTGTGAGACCTTCGCCTCAGTGAATACCGCCGGACTTGCCGCCATGGATGCAATCGGCTGTTCCAGCGGATTTGCCGCGGTAGCCATTCTCTTCGGCGTGCTGCGCGAATTCATATCCTCGAATTCGTTCGCCGGCATCGTTATCGGTCAGGGACGCACTTTCCCTGCTGCCTCAATGGCTTTTTTCGCATTTTTAATGCTCGGTCTGTTATCGGCGCTCGCACAGAGGATCAGGCGGCTCTGGTTCAGGCGTCGTCAGTCTGAGATCAACGACGCTGTCGGGGGTGATAAACTATGAGTGATTTCACCCGCTTTATAACTATGGCCATCGCCATCATATTTGCCGAAAATCTGTTTTTCTCACGCGCACTCGGTACCGAGGTTGTCATCCGGATTATGGCACGCCCAAGGGACTTTCTCAAATTCAGCTTGATTCTTACGATCGTTACGGTGTTATCCTCGGTTACGGGCTGGATGATTGATTTCGCAATCACGGCATTGGGATTCACGGTATATGCTTCCTATTATGTAGGAAAATCACTGGCCTATGTCATCGCCCTCATCCTGATGTATCTGCTGGCCGATGCGATTTTACATCGTGCCGCTCCCGCCTTTCACCGCAGCATTTCAAAAGTTCTGCCCATCGCGGTATTCAATACCGCCGCACTCGGCGCACCGCTTTTGTTGACACGCCTGCGCCCCACGTTGCTCACAGGACTGCCCGGAAGCAACTTATTAGGGGCCGTAATTTTCGGCGTTGCGGTCGGCGTCGGTTTTATGTTTGCGCTCTTGCTCATGACCGAGGGTATCCGACAGATTGAAGCGATGGATTTGCCGGACGCTTTTGACGGTCTGCCCGCACGTTTTGTCTATATCGGCCTGCTCGCGCTCGCCTTTGCGGGCGTCGCCGGCCGTCAGACATTATTATAAAAGATTATAGGAGGTCCCGCCCATGAAGGTCAAACGATCGAAGTATATGTACAGAAAAAAGCGCCCATGGCTGACGATATTATTGATCGTCGTCTGTGTCGCGGCGCTGTTCGGACTCGGTTGGCTGTTGTCAGCTGCTTTGCCCGGGCTGTCCGGCAAAGCGGAATCTTCCGTTCCGCCGACATCCGTTGCTTCATCGGTACCCGCTTCAATGACCTCGTCCGCGACTTCATCCGTTACCATCGGTTCTTCGAGTCTCGTTTCGGAGACCTCTATGCCCACTCCGGTTTCACAGCCGCTTTCAAGTATAAAAGCCGTCTCACCGCAGGGCGCTGCGCTCTATGATGACAGCTTACTCAGTCAATTCTGTTTGGACGCCAAAGCTGCCGGTGCAGACACAATCGTTATCGACGTCAAGACCGCTGATTCTTATGTGATTTATACAGACGTCGGCTTCAGCAAAACCATCGGCGCATCCACCCCCGAATACGCCGCCATTGCGACCACCGGCGGCATCGACCCGCTTTATACGGCCCGAAAAAACCTTTACAGCGTGGTCAGCACCATTAAAGCTAACGGCCTGCAGGCCGTTGCAAGAATTAATTGCTTTATGGACTGCAACGCCGGGCGCATCCTCAAAGGTGCAAAAACCATGACCGCCGACGGCTCGACTTGGATCGACGATTCTGTGGCAAACGGCGGACACAGCTGGCTGAATCCCTATTCCGAAGCCGCCAGGACTTATAATCTCACAATCGTCTCCGACTGTGCAGCCGCCGGATTCGACGCCGTAATTGCCGACTTTGTACAATTCCCGGTCGGTTATTCACTGGGGCTGATTGATTACGGTCCCGAGTCGCTCACAATAACCCGTGCGCAGATTTTAACCCAATTTATGCAGGATATGGTCGACGGTGCGAACATTCCCGTTTATTTAACTGTAAGAAATCTGACTGCTGAGGGCGCACTTGAATTCGGAGGAAGTCCGTTCGATTATCCCATCACGGGACTCTCAGGTTACGTCGCGGTGCTCAATTCGCCCACAATGCCACGCAAGACCGCCGCTTCCGGTCTGACTGCCGACATCGCTGCAGCAGACGCAGCTGAGGCTGCAGCCGTTTTCCCCGCCGATCAAACCGTCGTAATCGCAGTGATCGCCCCGCAGAACGACACCACAGCGCTGACCGGCTTTGAACAATACGCACAATTCATCAAATAGGAGAAAAATAATGATTAAAGGCATGAGAGCAATCGTACTTGCCGCCGGAAAAGGCACCCGGCTTTTGCGTGAGGGAGACGATTTTCCGAAGGCCATGAAGCCGCTGTGCGGGAAACCGATTTTGAGTTACGTTTTAAAATCTCTTAACTTTCTCGATAAAAAGGATATTTCCGTCGTGGTCGGCTACAAACGCGAAAAAGTACTCGATGCCTTTGACGGATACGATTTCGTTATACAGGAAGAACAGCTCGGAACCGGTCACGCGGTCAAAGTCTGCGAAAAGTCGTTTGAGGACTACGACGGTCCGGTGCTGATCATGCTCGGGGACATGCCGATGTTTAAACAGCAGACGCTCTTGGACATGTATGCCATTCAAATCAAAAACGGCGGTTGCGTTATTTTGACCGCCGTTAGCGAACGCAAGCTTCCTTATGGACGCATCATTCGGGATGAAAACGGAAAATTCGTCGGCGTGGCCGAAGAAAAGGACTGCACGCCGGAGCAGAAACTGATCAAAGAACTCAACCCGAGCATCTATGTTTTCGACGCAAAACAGCTCTTTTCCGCACTCGGAGAACTGCGTGCCGATAACGCCCAAAAGGAATACTATCTCACCGATGTTCCGACGATTCTGCAAAAACGTGGTATTCCGGTCACAACTCATACCATACGCGACGATGTCCAAATCATCGGGGTCAACACCGAGGAAGACCTCGAACTGTGCGCTGAATATATCAAATGAGCGGCGATCATAAGACCTTCACGGCCTGTTTCACCGGTCACCGTCCGGACAAGCTGCAAAAAGATCAGCTGCCGCACATCGCCGAAGCACTGCACGAGGAACTTTCCGGCTGCATTCGAAGCGGACACAGCCGTTTTATCTGCGGGATGAGCCGGGGATTTGATCTGATGTGCGCAAGGGCCGTGCTCAAGGCCAAATGGGAATATCCCAACGTCTTTCTGGAACTCGCTCTGCCCCACGCCGATCAGGCCGACCGCTGGAACGAGGCCGACAAGGCCGCTTATCACCATATCATCGAACGTGCCGACCTCGTGACCTGTCTTTCACCGAATTACGTCCGGGGCTGCATGCATGCCCGCAACCGCTACATGATCGACAATTCATCACTCTTGATCGCCTATTTTGACGGCTCTCCCGGCGGTACCGCGAGTACCGTGGAACTGGCTGTGAAGCGGAATATGGAAATACATAATCTATATCAAAATTCTGAAACGAACTGCGTTCATCACAGCAAATCATAAATAAAAAGGAAGAAACGAAATGCGCATCAGAATCAAACGGCTCACGCCCACTGCAAAACTCCCCGTCTATGCCACCGACGGCTCCAGTGCAGCCGACCTCTTTGCCGATATCGCTGAGCCGATTATACTCGAACCGGGCGAACGGTTTTTATTCCCGACCGGTATCGCGGCTCAGGTCGAGGGCAGCGGTTTTGGGCTGTTTGTCTTTGCACGCAGCGGTCACGGAAACAAACACGGCGTCACGCTCAGCAACAGTGTCGGCGTAATCGACAGCGATTATAGGGGCGAAATCCGCGTGGGTCTATCTAATCTCTCGGATGAACCGTACACGGTTATGCCCGGCGAACGGCTTGCCCAGATAGCGTTGATGCCGGTGGAACACGCCGAATTTTTCGAAGCCGAAGCACTCGACGAATCCGAACGGGGTGCGGGCGGTTTCGGCTCGACCGGAAAGCAATAAGGCTAAAAAATATATTATAAAAACTTCTTCTGTCAGAGGATGGTCATACTTATGTTAAAAAAAGTAATTTCCGTTTTATGTGCGTTCGCGTTTTTCTTTTTGATTATCGCCGCAATGTACACCGTCGTGCGCGGCGTCGGGTTGAACACCGGATTTTATAATAAGGAATATGCCGAACTCAATACTGCGGCTGACCTCGGAATGTCGCATGAAGACCTGATGAACGCCACCGAAACGCTGATCGACTATATCAAGGGCGATCGCGATAATATGGATGTGACCGCAACAATCAATGGCGTCCAACGCGAAGTTTTTAACGACCGCGAAAAAGCGCATATGGTCGACGTTGTAGCCCTGTTTAACGGCTGGAACACTTATAAAATTATCTGTCTGATCGCCTGCCCGTTCATCTTTGCGGCCGGTTTTTTCTCGGTCTCGGAGAACCGCACGCGTTACTTTGCCAAACGTTATATCGCAGGAGCAGCGATGTTCTTTGTGATTTTAATTGCGGCAGGCATCTGGGCCGCGATTGATTTCAATTCTCTTTGGACGCATTTTCACCTGTTGTTTTTCCATAACGACCTGTGGCTGCTCGACCCCAACACCAGCGTGATGATTAATATGTTCCCCGAAAAATTCTTTAATGATATGGTAACACGCATTATTGTTCTGACAGCCGCCGCCGTACTGATCCCGCTGGCTGCTTCGATTGTGTGTTTGGCGAGAAAGAAAAAAGAGAATAACACAAATGAATTGGAGGTTAGGTCATGAATATAAAATTAAAATGTCCATTCTGCAAAGGAACAATGAATTCTACAATTGAAATAAATGGGACTTATTTTAATTGCAATTCATGCAGATGCGGTTTTACAATTCTTGATAGTATATATGAAATGCCCGAGAATGAAGTAAATAAAATATTAAATTTAATATATGAATTTATTCTTCGTCATCCTTTATATGAAAAGCATAAATATCAATTTTATTTTGACAATTCTGACTCTATTAACGATGCTTTACCACCTTACATTATAAATATAGCAAATGAATTTAAAAATTACCCTAAGAACGCTATTGAAAAGATAAATAGGGTTTTAATCAATTTATCCATTCGTTATCCAAACATAGGTGACGCGATTGATTGGTCTCACGAAAATGAATATCGTCTTTTATTCTGCGATACTGAAAATCAAGAACAAGAAGCGAAAGCAATAATAAACTATTTAATAAACCTAAACTATATAGATGGAGATTCCTTATCGGGTACCGGAAAAATTTTGTTTAAGGGATGGGAAAAGATCGAAGAATTATCAAAGACTTTAGTAAAAAATCAAGGATTCATTGCGATTGGATATAAAGATACAGAATCAATTATAAAAACAATTAAGGAGACAATTGAAAATGATTGTAATATTAAATTTATCGCTATGGTCATAAGCGAAAAACAATATAACGGGCAAATTGTTCCCGAAATATTTTATGAAATTCAGCAAAGCAAATTTGTTGTCGTTGATGTAACAATTCCGAATTATGGTGCTTACTATGAAGCAGGTTATGCTGAGGCATTAGGTAAACCGGTAATAGTTTGTTGCCGAAAGAAAGAATTTGACGATCCAAAAAGAAAACCTCATTTTGATATAGCGCAAAAATCTTCTGTTATCTGGGAAGATGAAACTGATTTACGAGAACGTTTAAAAAAGCGAATTGAAGCAACTGTAAAATAATTAATCTTTCTTACAACCATAAAACTATTTTATAGAGCAATAAAATTTGATTTTTCCATTAAAAGAGCCGCGGTCTCCCACGGCTCTTGATTTTACTGTGTTTTGAATTTTAGTCGACGATGATCTGTTCGTCTTCGCGGTCGAAGCAGTGAACACGGTTAGTGTCGATCGCAAGTCGGATCGTGGAGCCGTCCTTGGTGGTCGTGGTCGGCTTGACGCGCGCAGTCATGCTCTGGCCTTCGCAGGACAGGTAGAGGTAGGTCTCGGAACCCATCGGCTCGGTGACTTCGACAAAGGCCTCAAAAATCGCATCGGGATGTGCCTCGAGGAAGTCAGCTTCGTCGTGCATATCTTCGGAACGGACGCCCATGATGATGGTGTTGTCGAAATAGTTTCTGAAGAACTCTCTTTTGTATTTTTCCGGCGGGAGTTTGAACAGGAACTTCTTTTGCTCACCGTATTCGAAACCGACACAGTTGCCCATGTCAATCACTCTGCCTTCAAGGAAGTTCATCATCGGGGAGCCGATGAAGCTTGCGACAAACAGGTTTGCCGGATGGTTATAGAGTGTATCAGGATCGGCGACCTGCTGAATATAGCCGTCTTTCATGACGACGATACGGTCGGCCATGGTCATGGCCTCGACCTGGTCATGCGTGACGTAAATAAATGTAGTACCGAGTTTGTTGTGCAGTTTCGAGATCTCGGTTCTCATCTGGTTTCTGAGTTTTGCGTCGAGGTTGGACAGCGGCTCGTCGAGCAGGAACACCTTCGGTTCGCGGACGATTGCACGACCAAGTGCAACGCGCTGACGCTGACCGCCGGAAAGCGCTGCCGGTTTACGGTCAAGGAACTTTTGAATATCGAGGATACGGGCGGCCTCTTTAACGCGGCGCTCAATATCTTTCTTGGGAATTCCGTGCAGGCGCAGACCGAACGCCATATTTTCATAGACGCTCATATGCGGATACAATGCGTAATCCTGGAACACCATCGCGATGTCTCTGTCCTTCGGGGCGACATTGTTGACTAGACGATCGTCGATGTAGCACTCGCCGCTCGAAATCTCCTCCAAACCGGCTACCATGCGAAGGGTTGTTGACTTACCGCAGCCGGACGGGCCGACCAGAATGATAAATTCCCTGTCCTTTATTTCAAGATTGAAGTCTGTAACAGCGAGTTTATCGTTGTTCGGATATTTTTTGCAGACATTCCGCAGTGACAATGTTGCCATTTCTGTTCCTCCTATAATAACATACGCCCTAGCTACGCCGAAAGCAATACGCTGAAGCGCACGTCGAAGCGTTATATGCAACATTATTTTAGCACAGTTGAGCGAAAAAATGAATAGTCCGGCACCTCGGTGAAGTGCCAAAGTTGACTTTTCGCGTTTGTACAAATTGTACATTTTATGAGCATTTAGCACAAGTTTGACTTTTTGGATTTGTACATGATGTACGTTTTTTAAAATCATATCGTCGTTTCCTGCCCGATTTTTCACTCAAAATTCACAATAATGTCTATTTTTTGCACTCATATGCCTTTTAGAACTATTCAAATCGAAAAAATTTATATCCGCGCATGCATATTGACAGTAAAATTGGTTTGTAATAAAATAGGCAAAAGAGACCAATGAGGAGGTTTTAATGTATGGTATATCCCAAAATCGGCATTCGCCCCACGATCGACGGCCGCTGGGGCGGCGTGCGCGAATCACTTGAAAAACAGACCATGGGAATGGCGGAAGCTGCCGCAAAACTCATCTCCGACAATCTCAGATATCCCGACGGAACACCGGTGAAATGTGTTGTTTCCGACACGACCATCGGCGGAGGCGCCGAAGCCGCGGCCTGTGCCGAAAAGTTCTCCGGTGAATCGGTTTGCGGTACTTTGACGGTCACACCCTGCTGGTGCTACGGCAGCGAGACCATGGACATGGATCCGACCACCGTGAAAGCGGTCTGGGGTTTTAACGGCACCGAACGCCCCGGCGCGGTCTATCTGGCGGCTGTTATGGCGGCTCATGCCCAAAAAGGGCTGCCGGCATTTTCGATTTACGGACATGATGTTCAGGATGCGGGAGATTCCGGCATCACACCCGACGTCGAGACCAAGATTCTGCAATTTGCCCGCTGCGCCGTTGCGGTAGGCCTGATGAAAAACAAGTCCTATGTCAACTTCGGCAGCATCTCGATGGGCATTGCGGGTTCTTACTGCGACGCGGATTTCTTCCAGAAATACCTCGGCATCCGCGCCGAATGGTGCGATCTGACCGAAGTTTTACGCCGCATGAAACTTGAAATTTACGACCATGACGAATACGACCGCGCATACGCGTGGATTAAAAAGAACTGCAAAGAGGGCTTCGACTGCAACGCCGGCAAGAACCTGCCCGAAATCATCACCAAGTCCAAGGTTATCGATCCCGACAAGGACTGGGAATTCATCACGAAATTCAGTTTGATCGTACGTGACGTGATGCTGGGTAATCCGGTTCTCGACAAAATGGGCTGGCATGAAGAGGCCCTCGGCAAAAACGCTATCGCGGGCGGTTTCCAGGGTCAGCGCCACTGGACCGACTGGCTGCCCAACGGCGACTTCACCGAAGCGATTATGAACTCGACCTTCGACTGGAACGGCGCACGCACGCCGGTGACTTTCGCCACCGAAAACGACACGATGAACGGTGTCGCCATGCTGTTGGGCTATCTGGTCTCCAATACCGCGCCGCTGTTCTCCGACGTACGCACCTACTGGAGTCCCGAGGCGGTTAAACGCGTGACCGGCAAATCCCCCAAGGGCATCGCCAAGGACGGTTTTATCCATCTGATTAACTCGGGCGCAACCGCACTCGACGGCACCGGCGCAGCCAAAAACGCCAAAGGCGAGGGCTGCATGAAGCCGTGGTGGGAAATGACGGACAAGGACATCGACGCCTGTCTGAAAGCCACCGACTGGTGCCGCGCCAATTATGAGTATTTCCGCGGCGGCGGATTCTCGTCGCACTTCCGCACGCAGGCCGAAATGCCCCTGACGATGATCCGCGCCAACATGGTCGACGGCATCGGTCCGGTATTGCAGATCGCCGAGGGTTATTCGGCCACCCTGCCCGACGATATTCATGAAAAACTCGACAAGCGCACCGACCCGACATGGCCGACCACTTGGTTTGTGCCGAAACTGACCGGAGAAGGCGCATTCAAGGACGTTTACAGCGTCATGGCCAACTGGGGCGCCAACCACGGTGCGAGCGTCTACGGACACGTCGGCGCGGAATTGATCACGCTGGCCTCGATGCTGCGTATCCCCGTCGCACTGCACAACGTCGAGGACACCCGCATCTTCCGCCCGCATGCCTGGTCGGCATTCGGCACCGACGAACTCGAGTCGGCCGACTACCGCGCCTGTGCGCACTACGGCCCGATGTATAAATAAAGATCAAATCTGCTGCGCGGGCGAATGTCCGCGCAGCAGTCAAGAATGTGAGCATG
The Oscillospiraceae bacterium DNA segment above includes these coding regions:
- a CDS encoding SLBB domain-containing protein, with translation MPDIRGRGIVLRQRKNSILTAPIKEYSDCKQLSVPISYGAKVLFAIGSAVARNDLIAVDSAAGINIYSPCAGVLESITACDHPLLGKCDLLNLTVSESAEIEKNIQLKLGEGKLSYQEITGIVDTLDGKSLAHKLKEFSADGITTLAADAIQDQPFVCSESGVLYNHYTLVEEGLKIAAELAGIQRTEVFVYYRRDRGEPELKFDSRITVVCGKYPARYPYIAKNKKKIGFISAQACFDLIKLVRTGEQQLTTVVTVAGHHITKPSNVRVPIGTPIGELIDFCEPDNSPAAVIVGGPLTGKYTEDLTTPVYPGMGAVLLLEPISIREMANCWGCGECVRCCPEGLMPLYIARFSRHGKLSDCRDFGVLRCIECGCCSYVCTGGLDPMSFILSAKNQLKSYRTTQQKQELPQRRHPLSSNPSATPELKKGGDRK
- a CDS encoding RnfABCDGE type electron transport complex subunit D, whose protein sequence is MKIIKTSAPYINSGKSSNASMKRMIVCLGLTLLYAMFFFGLRVLFNAVVSVLACELCELIVSRMVRLPGTAKDLSAVVTALIIVLLLPATVPIWLILIADAFAIFIAKAVFGGLGHNPFNPAAVALAFLTVCWPRYIFQYPTVPQTLPIFSGDLSNVTYGFSVLAYVNAGGVAPYRLADIFFGAVPTAVGTGCGLLLLACFIYLSVKRTIHWRITTAFLLTFAILSALLPRAGVWYISLFSELFSGYLLFAAVFMLTDPSTSPKSDIGGIIYGVICAITVILMRRYGIYEESLCFALIICNAIAPTLDRWVARIPERG
- a CDS encoding Rnf-Nqr domain containing protein, whose protein sequence is MSKKMLPSSKKQKKSMPAFRRRLRRTFDNQLDRAIVQSAKNTMRGLARTANIKPEEENFYDERMHDTSAKNVFRNGLLLNNPVLFNAFGVTVLIGACDTLAKALVISCMTLALMLVTELLASLVYKDFDTPMRMTAYVLTAAVLLALIAPPIFNRYPSLVSSLGIYLPLICITGLITVRCETFASVNTAGLAAMDAIGCSSGFAAVAILFGVLREFISSNSFAGIVIGQGRTFPAASMAFFAFLMLGLLSALAQRIRRLWFRRRQSEINDAVGGDKL
- a CDS encoding Rnf-Nqr domain containing protein, yielding MSDFTRFITMAIAIIFAENLFFSRALGTEVVIRIMARPRDFLKFSLILTIVTVLSSVTGWMIDFAITALGFTVYASYYVGKSLAYVIALILMYLLADAILHRAAPAFHRSISKVLPIAVFNTAALGAPLLLTRLRPTLLTGLPGSNLLGAVIFGVAVGVGFMFALLLMTEGIRQIEAMDLPDAFDGLPARFVYIGLLALAFAGVAGRQTLL
- a CDS encoding putative glycoside hydrolase, giving the protein MKVKRSKYMYRKKRPWLTILLIVVCVAALFGLGWLLSAALPGLSGKAESSVPPTSVASSVPASMTSSATSSVTIGSSSLVSETSMPTPVSQPLSSIKAVSPQGAALYDDSLLSQFCLDAKAAGADTIVIDVKTADSYVIYTDVGFSKTIGASTPEYAAIATTGGIDPLYTARKNLYSVVSTIKANGLQAVARINCFMDCNAGRILKGAKTMTADGSTWIDDSVANGGHSWLNPYSEAARTYNLTIVSDCAAAGFDAVIADFVQFPVGYSLGLIDYGPESLTITRAQILTQFMQDMVDGANIPVYLTVRNLTAEGALEFGGSPFDYPITGLSGYVAVLNSPTMPRKTAASGLTADIAAADAAEAAAVFPADQTVVIAVIAPQNDTTALTGFEQYAQFIK
- a CDS encoding NTP transferase domain-containing protein; protein product: MIKGMRAIVLAAGKGTRLLREGDDFPKAMKPLCGKPILSYVLKSLNFLDKKDISVVVGYKREKVLDAFDGYDFVIQEEQLGTGHAVKVCEKSFEDYDGPVLIMLGDMPMFKQQTLLDMYAIQIKNGGCVILTAVSERKLPYGRIIRDENGKFVGVAEEKDCTPEQKLIKELNPSIYVFDAKQLFSALGELRADNAQKEYYLTDVPTILQKRGIPVTTHTIRDDVQIIGVNTEEDLELCAEYIK
- a CDS encoding SLOG family protein, coding for MSGDHKTFTACFTGHRPDKLQKDQLPHIAEALHEELSGCIRSGHSRFICGMSRGFDLMCARAVLKAKWEYPNVFLELALPHADQADRWNEADKAAYHHIIERADLVTCLSPNYVRGCMHARNRYMIDNSSLLIAYFDGSPGGTASTVELAVKRNMEIHNLYQNSETNCVHHSKS
- the dut gene encoding dUTP diphosphatase; protein product: MRIRIKRLTPTAKLPVYATDGSSAADLFADIAEPIILEPGERFLFPTGIAAQVEGSGFGLFVFARSGHGNKHGVTLSNSVGVIDSDYRGEIRVGLSNLSDEPYTVMPGERLAQIALMPVEHAEFFEAEALDESERGAGGFGSTGKQ
- a CDS encoding TIGR01906 family membrane protein, which produces MLKKVISVLCAFAFFFLIIAAMYTVVRGVGLNTGFYNKEYAELNTAADLGMSHEDLMNATETLIDYIKGDRDNMDVTATINGVQREVFNDREKAHMVDVVALFNGWNTYKIICLIACPFIFAAGFFSVSENRTRYFAKRYIAGAAMFFVILIAAGIWAAIDFNSLWTHFHLLFFHNDLWLLDPNTSVMINMFPEKFFNDMVTRIIVLTAAAVLIPLAASIVCLARKKKENNTNELEVRS
- the ugpC gene encoding sn-glycerol-3-phosphate ABC transporter ATP-binding protein UgpC, which translates into the protein MATLSLRNVCKKYPNNDKLAVTDFNLEIKDREFIILVGPSGCGKSTTLRMVAGLEEISSGECYIDDRLVNNVAPKDRDIAMVFQDYALYPHMSVYENMAFGLRLHGIPKKDIERRVKEAARILDIQKFLDRKPAALSGGQRQRVALGRAIVREPKVFLLDEPLSNLDAKLRNQMRTEISKLHNKLGTTFIYVTHDQVEAMTMADRIVVMKDGYIQQVADPDTLYNHPANLFVASFIGSPMMNFLEGRVIDMGNCVGFEYGEQKKFLFKLPPEKYKREFFRNYFDNTIIMGVRSEDMHDEADFLEAHPDAIFEAFVEVTEPMGSETYLYLSCEGQSMTARVKPTTTTKDGSTIRLAIDTNRVHCFDREDEQIIVD